A genomic segment from Nicotiana tabacum cultivar K326 chromosome 7, ASM71507v2, whole genome shotgun sequence encodes:
- the LOC107809345 gene encoding non-specific lipid-transfer protein 2B-like has protein sequence MKPTYTFLLVTILMFLLFPITSNGETRIQCSNVVGAVRPCVVFFRGGSGVTGMPPAACCAGISTLSKMAAKNRQAVCRCVQSAIKNLRATDATVKALPRRCGVTLPFTFSPNVKCPVVHSNLKWPPFFFFLVIYMKIFHAKFLGLGLGCKSQLHTRSSLKVRELRIVFSLVDPKFRSD, from the exons ATGAAGCCTACATATACTTTTCTTTTGGTAACAATTCTGATGTTCTTGCTTTTCCCAATTACTTCAAATGGTGAAACAAGAATTCAGTGCAGCAACGTAGTAGGTGCAGTTAGACCTTGCGTGGTGTTCTTTAGGGGAGGGAGTGGAGTAACTGGGATGCCTCCAGCTGCTTGTTGTGCTGGAATTTCAACTCTTTCAAAGATGGCCGCTAAGAACAGGCAAGCTGTTTGCAGATGTGTTCAGTCAGCAATCAAAAATCTCAGAGCTACAGATGCTACAGTTAAAGCACTCCCTCGCAGATGTGGAGTCACTTTGCCCTTCACTTTCTCTCCAAACGTCAAGTGTCCCG ttgtACATAGCAATCTGAAATGgcctcctttcttcttctttctcgtCATTTACATGAAAATATTTCATGCAAAATTTCTCGGTTTAGGTTTAGG GTGCAAATCTCAACTGCATACAAGAAGTTCTTTGAAGGTCAGAGAACTGAGGATAGTCTTTAGCTTGGTGGATCCGAAGTTTCGTAGCGATTGA